Within the Drosophila melanogaster chromosome 3R genome, the region ACAGTTTAACATTCCGCTTATAGAGAATATTTGGAATACcatttttgcttaaaaaaaaaaatgaaacggaTTTCgtcacaaaataaaataagtaaagGCGCGATCATCACCCCCTTTCTGAGAGGCGTTTTGGTTTAGCCTATTTTAGGAAATTTCTTTATGTAGGTAGATGTCATCTACTGTGATAAGAGTTCATTTAAGTTACCTATCAGTTGGTGAATGCTGTGGTTGAAGATAAGCAGCAGACGAATGAACTTGATAAAATCAATGTTTGTTTACACATCTTAATCATAATCTATGGTCTTTGACGATAAACATTTGTTTAAATGAATGCACATGTTGAagatattaaattatttgttttccgcaaaaaaagtatgtatataaatttttaatatgaTCAAAAGTATCTCATAGTGTGCTGATTTCAAAACTTTCCTCCACGATTTTATGTTGTACTTCCCAAAGTGATCAAGTTGAACGATGGGAAATAGCGCATAAATCAGAGGCATTAggataaattaaatatttgcctcCCGGTTGCCAGCCAGCCGAATGTGTGGTAAATTATGGCGCTAAACTGAAAGATTGCAGCATCCCTTGTAAACTTTCCGAATCGACagcatatgcaaatttaaatggTTAAGTTGCCATAAGACTCAACGCGCCAATTTGTAGGCAATCAAATGATGTGTTTGAACTGGAATTTTGGAGAATGGTATGACGTTCGGTGTGGACTTCTGTGCGGATATATTGATTCCGATTCCCATCGGATTGGGGATTCAGATCAGCAGCGAATCGATCATTCAATTTGGCAGCCATTCGCGGCGGACTTATATTATTGTTTACTTTGTCATATTTTGCCaatgtgtttttattgttCTGCGGGCCGCATTCGCATTCTACTcgtatttagattgcctctatTTGTTGCTGCATGCCAGGCAGTGATACTTTGTTTATTGTCTCGGCCAGTCCAAATAAATGCAACGACTATTTTGCGGTAAATTTGGCGTTGGCGGGTGCTTGCTGCGATTGCGACCTGGCCATAAACCTTGGTCGGTCATGTGTGTTCGCGGGTGGGGCTCAAGTGGATGAAGTTATTGCAAATTCTCTAATCTTGGGATAATGCCCCATCGCTGGCAATCACTGCAATGATCTCAACGGCCAAATGCGGCCATAAATTCCGCGTCGGATGGCCAAGTGTTCCGTCAGAATCAAAGCTTTTAAGCCGCTGCCTGAAGTGTTTCGCTTGTGttctaatttgccttttgCAGCGAATGCGCAATTAGCCGCTATTACATTAATAATACGCGTACTTGTCCTCGGCCGACCGAGCCATTGGTAATTGAAAAATCGGCTATTTCCAATGTGGCAATCGAAAACAGAAATGGAATTGAAAAGCGCACATTTGGCCAAAGTGAATCGTCCGTACTTAAGAGCTTAAAAGTGCGCATCTTGCCTCACTGCATCTGAGTACCGAATTTGAATATGTGTGCCATTCTGGTTGTATCTGTGGATCTGTGTATCTTTGTATGTGCACAAGAAAAAACTAGTTATTGGCGGTCTAGTTAATGAAATGGTAATTACTTACCGATTAATGTATGGGCTAACTAAAAGATTCTtatgcaaaaataatattagtttatagttttaataataatttttcagTATAGCACAACTACTACGTTTCCCTCAGTGTGGAGTCGGCCATCCGCTTTGCGGCGACGCTAATATGCAATTGGAAACCATCGGGGCCGCCAGTCAGTTTACGTAGCATAGCTTCCCCCGCCCAcatgatggtgatggtgatgcaGTGGCTCCATGATCATGTAATCATGCGTGTGGCATTGTTTACAAATCACGCCTTGTCGCCCGTCGCTCCCGACCAGACAGGACACTCTTGAGGATGTCGGCAGGAGGATGAAATATGTGTGAACGCCGAGAGCGGAACCGTCGTGGTCCGCATCCTCCGTCCACTCAAGTGGCTAGTTCGGCTGGGATGGCTCGGTCAAGGTGCCTAATTGGGATTTGCACTCGACATCCGTCTAGACAGCTGTGCTGCGGAGGTCCTGCGACAAGTGGCTTGTTTTGGTTGTCGCCCCGGGACATTTGGGACACATTAGTTGACCACTGTTTGGAAACAAATGGATGGAAGGGATGGGTAGCGCCAAGTCGGAAAACAGGAGGGTCGGACCACACAACAGACGCAAATAACCCAAAACCGTACTCCAAATAAGCAAAGAACGATGCaacaacaaacatttttacacGCGAAGGAGATCTCGATGAAAATTAACAAATGTGTGCTGTTCCTATTGAAatgtgaatttttttttagaaattattGATGACGCATTTCTCACAGGAACcggatttaataaaatttaaataaattttttgtatattttcttttCGTAGGGATAGTGTTAAAATATAGTGGCCAAGACAATTCATTTTATTACTTCCCTATATCCAAATAGTAGCTATTGTGgcatatgtgtatattttcCATATGTTAAAGTACATTATTTTACGCATTTACTGAAGAAACTTCGTCTAAGTTAATATATTTTCAGACAGTTCTTatggaaattataaatatCATTAATGCCTCGATCTCTATTTGTTGTTTACAGTACAGAAACGATTTTTGGCCGTGTATCCCACCACTCGACTAGTGCATTTAGTGCTGGGGGAAATGCAGTTAATGAACTAGTGCAACTCCTTAGCTCAGCTCGACTCGGCGGGACTTGTCCATACCTATTCCTCCCcatccatccagccatccagtCCACCATATGAGCCAACgatccatccaaccatccatccatctatcaGGGCCATCAGGTGTGTGGTGGCGTTGGCTttatggatgtggatgttcCACGGCCTCCGCCGTTAGAAGCGCAATTTGTTTATGCTACTTTGTGAGCAATAAAAGCACAGACGGCTATGTGGGTGGTCCCACCTTGGGGTTTGGGCCTTTGGATTTTGTGCAGTCGCTGGATATGATGTGTGGCACTGGTACTGGAACTGGTGCAGGGATGGCTGGGCATGGGAAGCATGGTATTGCGGATGGGGGTGCTGTGCTAATCATCGGCAGCTCTTCGGAGTTGTTCGAGTGGAAATAACCCGAGCATTGTGTGCTCCGGATGCAGCAGGATGTGGTTGGTGACTCTAGTCCCTGTGGGAATAAATTGAGTCATAATTGAATTGATTGCCAGCGGGGGCGGCCACTTGCAAGTGTCGGAATGGAGGGCCTTGGAACGGCTGTGATGCCAGTGAAGTGGCCGCCAAATTATTTGACATAATTGCGCCTTGATGAAGCGCTATCTGCTGGGAAAGAGTGGAAAGGGTGAAGCCACTCCAATCGGGTGCTCAAGTACTCATTGAACTCCATTGGAGCTGTGATCGCTGCTTTTCGGTAGTTTGTTGACCTCGGAGTTGTGGTTAAAAACTTGGCACTTCTCGACATTGTAATCTTTAGCAGCGATCCaatttgtgttgtttttttgataaaattatcaagaaatgttaaaaatggGTGGCAAGTGGTAAGTCCATTAAGTATCATTATGTCAAAATTGTGTCTATTTGTTGTcgtaataatttgtttaaatgaaattatttgaaatatattagtttaaaaaaatcgaaatctaAGTATAAGCAGGCGTCGAAAAATGTCATTGCTGAAATGTCACTTGCACAGGACTAAATTTGCCATTAACTCGATTATTCTCAAGCTGAGTGGTTCGAATATTTCGTATTaacgaaaaataattttttcggAAAAGTTCGGTCAAACACATTTAAGGCAGCAGTGAAATAGCAGTGCTACAATTTGGTTAAAAACGGTCAAATATCAAGGTGAATATCTGCCTCCGTTTTCTTTATACCTTTTATGCAATGCGGTAAAGGAGACATATTTATTCTTCATCGTTATCAGTATCTGACTTACATTTACTTTCATGAAGAACTTCTGAAGTAATTATGTGATTATGTGActaattccatttttttgcGTATTCGAAATAATTTTCCTTCCGCAGCCACTCTCAATCTTGGTTAGCTCCTTGGTCCTTTTACTCAAAACGAAGAACAAGACGATGGGCCGTCGTAAGCGTGAAGACTCCTCTGACGAGGAGGGAGACGACTGTCGCCAGAAGAGGACTGCCGAGACGACGGTGAAGACCGTGGAGCAGCTGATGAGAGAGCTTAGTTTCCCGGGGCACACTCCGCTCGAATTGAAGCTGGGGAACCTGGGTTACCTGCTAGGCAAAGGGATGAGTGTTGACCTGAAGGAGAACCTCATAAATGAGCTAGTAATATGTCTGGGCTATTATCCCGGACAGGCCAGTGCCTATGCCACACTTGTGGGCCTAATTAATGTCGCAGACTTTGAATTCGGCTCCGAGTGCCTGTTGTTCATGGCGCACAAGGTGGGAGAGTCCGTGCACATTCGCGATTGGAACAGGTGCCGTGGAGTGGTTCACTGCATGGTGGATCTGTATCACTGCCAGGTGCTCCCGTCGTCCTATATTCTAAAATTGCTCGCAGCCTTCTTGAAGGACTGCGAGGCTCTGAAGGATCCGGACGATCTGGTGGGCGTCACACCGCAGATACGACGCGATTTTCTTGCCTACTGTGTACTATCCGCCATGCCCCTTATTGGGCGCGATTTGGAGGGGGAGACGGCGTTTGATAAGCTGATAGTCTCACTCCAGATTTACATTAAGAAGCGGTCCGCTCTGCACACCAACATGTTGAGTGTGTGGCCGGATTTCAATCAGAGGGACTACCTGGAGCTGTTGTGGCAGCAGGTGGACGGTATGAGGCAGAACCATTGGGCCGAACCGGAGCATCAGTTGATCCCCCGACCTTACAAGTCCTTCTCTGAGACCTTGAGCCACGGCCGAATCCACCAGCTAAGGGATTATGATTTGGCCGCCCATGAGGAGCGATGTCGGTATCCGCTGCCGCGTGTATGTTTTCGCATCTTCTCCTGCGACTCTGTCGGCGAGATCCCTAATATGCCCCCGCCGGTGAGCATCGAAAGGCATCTGCTGGAGGCCCATATTCTGGACATACTGATCTCTTTTCATAAGGAGAGAAAAATCTGTGCCGATAGCCTCTTGATGTACGCCGCCTCCAAGCCCCAGTTGCCGGTCTATTACTGCATTGTGGAGGTGATCTTGGGCGAGATGCTGCGGCTGCCCACCGCCAATTGGAGCACCATTGCCTACGGATCCATTCTGGTGGAGCTGTGCAAGCGCCAACCGGACAAGATACCCCAGGTGGTGGCCCAGGCCTTGGATATAATCTATAATCGACTGAACTCCATGAGCGTAGCTTGCTTCGACCGCCTGGTCAACTGGGTGTCGCATCACATCAGCAACTTCGGGTTTAACTGCCAGTGGAGCAAGTGGGCTCAGGGTCTTCCATCGCCAATCGATCCGAGTGCCACCAATCTGCAGCCAAAGGTGGTTTTCCTGAGGGAATTGCTCAAGAAGTGCTTCAGGTGCGTAACATTTCTGTTTTCAGTTGCCAATAATATGAAATACATACTACTTTATCTTCCAATAATTAGACTTTCGTACCACCAAAGAATTAAAGATGTAGTGCCGGATATACTGGCCGATTTTCTTCCGCCGCCGGTACTGCCGCACTTCAAGTTTGTCGACGAAACCCTTCCTGGTGCCATTTTGTCCAAGGATCTGCTGGAGGCGATGCGCAGCCCGCAAGCAAGCCCCGAAATGATCTCTGAAATTATTAAATCCAGCACGGGAATCGGTCCGCTGCTCAAGATCAACGTGTTCACCCAGAACTGTCTTCATCTGGGATCCAAATCATTTAGCCACACTTTCGGGATACTTCGAAAATATCACTCTGTCTTCAAGGTGAGTTTGTTGATTCGTATTAAGTTATATTTACTATACCCTCTTCTTCATCAATTTCTATATCATTTACgtttccattttgtttttaggaTTTGGTTGCAGGAGATCCAGAGAGGCAGGCCGCGGTCTTGAACGGAATCTTCGATGTGTGGGTCGCCAGCGATCAGTACAAATTTGTGGTGACCGAAAAGCTGGTCACGGGGTTGATAATTGAGCCCATTAGCGTTGTGCGTTGGATCTTCGGCCCATCGATGCGCAAGGAGCTCACCAAGATATACATTTGGGAGCTGCTCCACTCCGCTCTCCGCCACCTGAAGCGTGTCCAACAAAAGATCGAAGTCGTGGATGTCGATGATCCAAGTGCATGCGATCCTGT harbors:
- the CG7907 gene encoding uncharacterized protein, isoform C, producing MGRRKREDSSDEEGDDCRQKRTAETTVKTVEQLMRELSFPGHTPLELKLGNLGYLLGKGMSVDLKENLINELVICLGYYPGQASAYATLVGLINVADFEFGSECLLFMAHKVGESVHIRDWNRCRGVVHCMVDLYHCQVLPSSYILKLLAAFLKDCEALKDPDDLVGVTPQIRRDFLAYCVLSAMPLIGRDLEGETAFDKLIVSLQIYIKKRSALHTNMLSVWPDFNQRDYLELLWQQVDGMRQNHWAEPEHQLIPRPYKSFSETLSHGRIHQLRDYDLAAHEERCRYPLPRVCFRIFSCDSVGEIPNMPPPVSIERHLLEAHILDILISFHKERKICADSLLMYAASKPQLPVYYCIVEVILGEMLRLPTANWSTIAYGSILVELCKRQPDKIPQVVAQALDIIYNRLNSMSVACFDRLVNWVSHHISNFGFNCQWSKWAQGLPSPIDPSATNLQPKVVFLRELLKKCFRLSYHQRIKDVVPDILADFLPPPVLPHFKFVDETLPGAILSKDLLEAMRSPQASPEMISEIIKSSTGIGPLLKINVFTQNCLHLGSKSFSHTFGILRKYHSVFKDLVAGDPERQAAVLNGIFDVWVASDQYKFVVTEKLVTGLIIEPISVVRWIFGPSMRKELTKIYIWELLHSALRHLKRVQQKIEVVDVDDPSACDPVVKGILFTIVQRFVKTLCGAPFADEGTEEHYWFQWVLGRLEETLFIYADDFRVINNKLIKMSEDASDLRPEISKTIAAFVACVM